A genome region from Triticum aestivum cultivar Chinese Spring chromosome 2B, IWGSC CS RefSeq v2.1, whole genome shotgun sequence includes the following:
- the LOC123046800 gene encoding BTB/POZ and MATH domain-containing protein 2 — protein MGDHREFPAFAPGHCLPKTSSMSVTDSVTAVHDFRVTGYSLLDGMGVGRFVSSSVFTVGGLDWAVRFYPDGSTANCLGNASAFLYYCSRDKDVRARFTLNLMENDGRLSQVTNSYMKHTFSPASDNWGFIKFIEKSKIQGSPFLENDCLTIRCLLTVTKESRTQDVKTNSIVVPPSNLHQDFGNMLRDGEGADVTFTVCGQLFHAHRCVLAFRSPVFRAELFGPLRENATESIKIDDMEPMIFEALLHFIYTDTLPDNCNDGKAAAMQHMLVAADRYGVDRLRLLCERKLSEAIDVETVSTTLALAEQHHCSQLRGACIRFMASPDMLGPVMLTDGFKHLVASCPLILKEVLDEVSRIWRDKSS, from the coding sequence atggGTGATCACCGCGAATTCCCCGCCTTCGCGCCGGGCCACTGCCTGCCCAAGACGTCGTCGATGAGCGTGACGGACTCGGTCACCGCCGTCCACGACTTCCGGGTCACGGGCTACTCGCTGCTCGACGGCATGGGCGTCGGCAGGTTCGTCAGCTCCAGCGTCTTCACCGTCGGCGGCCTCGACTGGGCCGTCAGGTTCTACCCGGACGGCTCCACCGCCAACTGCCTCGGCAACGCCTCCGCCTTCCTCTACTACTGCAGCCGCGACAAGGACGTCAGGGCCAGGTTCACCCTCAACCTCATGGAGAACGACGGCCGCCTCTCCCAGGTAACCAACTCCTACATGAAGCACACATTCTCTCCGGCGAGCGACAATTGGGGCTTCATCAAGTTCATCGAGAAGTCCAAGATCCAGGGCTCGCCCTTCCTCGAGAACGACTGCCTCACCATCAGGTGCCTGCTCACCGTCACCAAAGAGTCCCGCACCCAAGACGTCAAGACCAATTCGATCGTGGTTCCGCCGTCGAATCTGCACCAGGATTTCGGGAACATGCTGCGTGACGGGGAAGGTGCGGACGTGACGTTCACTGTGTGCGGCCAATTGTTCCATGCTCACAGGTGTGTTTTGGCCTTCCGCTCCCCTGTCTTCAGAGCAGAGCTCTTTGGCCCGCTGAGAGAAAATGCCACAGAGAGCATCAAGATAGATGACATGGAGCCTATGATATTCGAGGCGCTTCTTCACTTCATCTACACAGACACCCTGCCTGATAACTGCAATGATGGAAAGGCTGCGGCTATGCAGCACATGCTCGTCGCCGCGGATCGGTACGGCGTCGACAGGCTAAGGTTGCTGTGTGAAAGAAAGCTGAGCGAAGCAATTGATGTGGAAACAGTGTCAACCACCCTGGCTTTAGCAGAGCAACACCACTGCTCGCAGCTGCGAGGAGCCTGCATCAGATTCATGGCCTCGCCGGACATGCTTGGCCCGGTCATGTTAACCGACGGATTCAAGCATCTCGTAGCTAGCTGCCCGCTGATTTTGAAGGAGGTATTGGACGAGGTGTCCCGCATTTGGCGCGACAAGTCTTCttag
- the LOC123046799 gene encoding probable histidine kinase 1, with product MENPGKDREDALKDVEFREQPRRVDLNWLMEIANTEKGAFQMQSFVKQWEYKRVNTAQLLNEELARLSEQRKEIGQKKQQMLEEEERHNALKCSSQESSDTSHDQELEDDAEHDTISYWKRRALRSEKAHEADLQRERSLEEKLEEHMKKFQPETPAEEFSGMLKRADYFLHLILQSAPIVIAHQDAELRYRYIFNHFPTLADEDVIGKTDHEMLSGEGIDEMNKVKREVMAKGIPTKREFVFDTPLFGQKTFVVYIEPVFTKSGETIGVNYVAMDITDQVKTREKMTDIRVREAVQKAKETEHSRSLNITEETTQAQQMLATMSHEIRSPLSEVLSIADILATTKLDQEQHQLLEVMLSAGNAVLQSINGILGLSKEESGVMKLHPAIFRPREIVKHVLQTASSFMKKELTLEGCIGDDVPSEVITDAQKIQEILTNLISFSNAVKFTHEGKVGINLNIVDKQQLKCKREHTRPHYASPVNTATEYYAAWPSHSDKDASRCSNRADAHQNGIPSNENCTEETVWLRFDVYDTGMGTPEKSLPFLFKRYMHTNDYHTTKYGGTGLGLAVCKQLVDLMGGTLTVLSKENEGSTFSVMLPCTIPAGKAQ from the exons ATGGAGAATCCTGGGAAGGACCGCGAAGATGCGCTCAAGGATGTCGAATTCAGGGAGCAACCCCGTCGTGTGGATCTCAACTGGCTAATGGAAATAGCAAACACCGAGAAAGGCGCTTTTCAAATGCAGTCCTTTGTGAAGCAGTGGGAATACAAGAGGGTCAACACTGCCCAGCTCCTGAATGAAGAGCTCGCTCGTCTTTCTGAGCAGCGAAAAGAGATCGGGCAAAAGAAGCAGCAAATGCTAGAGGAGGAGGAACGTCACAATGCCCTGAAGTGTTCGAGCCAAGAGAGCAGTGACACTTCTCATGACCAGGAGCTTGAAGATGATGCAGAGCATGACACTATCTCCTACTGGAAACGGCGAGCGCTGCGGTCGGAGAAAGCGCACGAGGCAGACCTGCAAAGGGAGCGTTCCTTGGAGGAGAAGCTGGAGGAGCATATGAAGAAATTTCAGCCAGAAACACCGGCGGAGGAATTCTCTGGGATGTTAAAACGGGCCGATTATTTCTTGCACCTCATTCTCCAAAGTGCCCCCATTGTGATTGCTCATCAG GATGCTGAGTTGAGGTACCGCTACATATTTAATCACTTTCCGACACTGGCAGATGAG GATGTTATTGGTAAAACAGACCATGAGATGTTGTCAGGAGAGGGTATAGACGAGATGAATAAGGTCAAGAGAGAGGTTATGGCCAAGGGTATACCGACTAAGAGAGAGTTTGTATTTGATACTCCATTGTTTGGACAAAAGACCTTTGTGGTGTACATTGAACCGGTCTTCACCAAGTCTGGGGAAACAATTGGTGTGAATTATGTTGCAATGGACATCACAGACCAG GTGAAAACAAGAGAGAAAATGACAGACATAAGGGTGAGGGAAGCTGTTCAAAAAGCCAAGGAAACAGAGCATAGCAGATCACTTAATATTACAG aagaaacaacacaagcacAACAAATGCTAGCCACAATGTCACATGAGATCAGATCTCCCCTTTCAGAAGTCCTTAGCATTGCTGACATTCTCGCAACTACCAAACTGGATCAAGAACAACATCAGTTGCTAGAGGTTATGTTATCCGCTGGAAATGCTGTGTTACAGTCGATCAATGGCATCCTTGGTCTCTCCAAAGAAGAGTCGG GAGTTATGAAACTACATCCGGCAATATTTAGACCAAGGGAAATAGTTAAACATGTACTCCAAACTGCATCATCATTTATGAAGAAGGAATTGACCCTTGAAGGGTGCATAGGTGATGATGTTCCATCAGAG GTCATAACTGATGCACAAAAGATTCAGGAAATTCTGACAAACTTAATCAG tttcagcaatgCGGTGAAGTTTACACATGAAGGGAAGGTTGGGATAAACCTTAATATTGTAGATAAGCAGCAACTGAAATGCAAAAGAGAACATACAAGGCCTCATTATGCAAGCCCAGTTAACACTGCAACAGAATATTATGCTGCCTGGCCAAGCCATAGTGATAAAGATGCCTCGCGTTGCTCAAACCGTGCAGATGCTCATCAGAATGGCATTCCATCAAATGAAAATTGTACGGAGGAAACTGTTTGGCTTCGCTTCGATGTTTATGACACTGGAATGGGGACACCAG AGAAGTCATTACCGTTTCTGTTCAAGAGGTATATGCATACCAATGATTACCATACAACGAAATATGGCGGGACAGGGCTTGGCCTTGCTGTCTGCAAGCAGTTG GTGGACTTGATGGGCGGTACTCTCACTGTGCTTAGTAAGGAGAATGAAGGGTCAACATTTTCAGTCATGCTGCCTTGCACAATTCCTGCAGGAAAAGCACAGTGA
- the LOC123042164 gene encoding uncharacterized protein — protein MDGEGSWRFLYDSDSDDELLRFARGDKAVPAERHQQQQVLAAHDDAQPAFAVARAAADAQPVVSDQQMMAGLPSASAMQLDHHQAPPMVHVQQLQPAPPMAFQPQQAPSMVHSHYPQPAPAMPLQRQPGDSPATVPFHVGQNQHMMGESLSAMPLHHQQMLVDSPATMQLQHQQMQGLSEPSPEVMSALEYQQIMANLGLTDLYVEDEEVHLPGGSGTPSIPDMEPPVVAHGLQGDKIPKPSQEGGEGQFFAPAPQPGDDSGPSGAASIPDPDPPVTAPAVAPAQPEQESCEHCYVVREVRNHSALGPVTLSVHRATDGTYTHIILELKGTAAQGPNSGTQRIYRCLRDLTPESVPEYVESCIRKMRNKAGPLEDVIGSAAAASSSTMVRAPPENPGLPWAPERGTRRPAPPTPPTEQEEKETRRYLRDAADMAVRELGSLASEVRSVRNQRAPDSNNRKVLFSRLRELNHKIKRFEKDSAKRVGSELSKIRREVDGFVMEKRQLYDILKELMQRVTKNCHRVPPRGNDDQAGGSGAAGAAVS, from the exons ATGGACGGCGAGGGCTCCTGGCGCTTCCTCTACGACTCCGACAGCGATGACGAGCTCCTCCGCTTTGCCCGAGGGGACAAGGCCGTGCCCGCTGAGCGCCACCAGCAGCAACAGGTTCTGGCGGCTCACGACGACGCCCAGCCGGCCTTCGCGGTTGCAAGAGCCGCCGCGGACGCACAGCCCGTCGTCTCTGATCAGCAAATGATGGCCGGCTTGCCATCGGCGTCGGCAATGCAACTCGATCACCATCAGGCGCCTCCCATGGTCCACGTGCAGCAGCTTCAACCGGCGCCGCCGATGGCATTCCAACCCCAGCAGGCGCCTTCCATGGTACATTCTCATTACCCTCAACCAGCGCCGGCGATGCCACTCCAGCGTCAACCTGGCGATTCGCCGGCAACGGTGCCATTCCATGTTGGCCAGAACCAGCACATGATGGGCGAGTCGTTGTCGGCGATGCCACTCCATCACCAGCAGATGCTAGTCGACTCGCCGGCCACGATGCAACTCCAACACCAGCAGATGCAAGGCCTAAGCGAGCCGTCGCCGGAGGTGATGTCCGCACTCGAATACCAGCAGATAATGGCCAATCTGGGTCTTACTGACCTCTACGTAGAAGACGAAGAAGTACACCTCCCTGGCGGCAGTGGCACCCCCAGCATCCCGGACATGGAGCCACCGGTGGTGGCGCATGGCCTTCAGGGCGACAAAATACCGAAGCCGTCACAGGAAGGTGGAGAGGGCCAGTTCTTCGCCCCTGCGCCGCAGCCCGGCGACGATTCGGGTCCCAGTGGCGCCGCCAGCATCCCGGACCCGGACCCGCCGGTGACGGCTCCGGCAGTGGCACCAGCGCAGCCAGAGCAAGAATCGTGCGAACACTGTTACGTCGTCAGAGAGGTCAGGAACCACAGCG CGTTAGGGCCGGTGACCTTGTCGGTGCACCGCGCGACGGACGGAACATACACGCACATTATCCTCGAACTCAAAGGCACCGCCGCCCAAGGCCCAAATTCCGGCACCCAACGAATTTACAGGTG CCTGCGCGACCTCACGCCCGAGTCGGTTCCTGAGTATGTTGAGTCCTGCATCCGCAAGATGAGGAACAAAGCCGGTCCGCTGGAGGACGTCatcggcagcgccgccgccgccagcagctCTACCATGGTCCGCGCTCCTCCGGAGAACCCCGGCTTGCCCTGGGCGCCAGAGAGGGGCACGCGGCGGC ctgcgccgccgacgccgcccaccGAGCAAGAGGAAAAGGAGACGCGGCGGTACCTTCGTGACGCCGCGGACATGGCCGTGAGGGAGCTGGGATCGCTGGCCTCCGAGGTCAGGAGCGTCCGCAACCAAAGAGCTCCAGACAGTAATAATCGCAAAGTTCTATTTAGCAGG CTAAGAGAACTCAACCATAAGATCAAGAGATTCGAGAAGGACTCGGCCAAGCGTGTGGGGAGTGAACTGTCCAAGATCAGGAGGGAGGTGGATGGCTTTGTGATGGAGAAAAGACAACTGTACGATATTCTTAAGGAGCTGATGCAGAGGGTAACCAAGAACTGCCACCGCGTCCCTCCCCGTGGAAATGACGATCAGGCCGGTGGCAGCGGCGCCGCCGGTGCTGCCGTGTCGTAA